One window of the Shewanella maritima genome contains the following:
- a CDS encoding tetratricopeptide repeat protein: MKHKHASAMNPFTDIKYKPKVKPLAVLITTSLLFACSSSEHGEQDYSNQGRATLGQMAEQRQGDANLQANNQQALANARLSENQRRQKLAAIYSELLLTEPDPTTRSAVEYRLVQLDTESYEHDSLAALDQIDSDPNANAELILASDAKALNELVTDYESLLKRYPSRPENQQIQYQLAKAYELQGNQQKSLSEIESLLSRYPNSIYLAELNFRRGEIYYNQKQYAQAYDAYKQVIAAPNGDKYRLNSMYMSGWALFKQARLYQADNQFLAVFDAMIDLHESSPSALKANTTGTDSTDSQTAAKTADFSFETLNQQFQNIAIDTQRVLSISLSQQLQAESLVQLITDNQDAKHLSRYQHILFDNLAKFLLSKQLPTDAERAYEAYVDLAPNSVWAARYSLALLELYQTQGKFAAMRALKQNYVTRYGLDSEFWLNANDDIRTELIPQLLSFSEQEGRRRYAYAQSINANASADAKKTTPASEVSQATEQTFVSRVDAFANAADALKVYLELVEVSQSKPFAKANLYTNDLLQDKYLYADANFEARRYHVALATYQEIAYPVMTQASEEQRKLQRQAAYDATITVRKDIDLLKLSEFKQFRAVTSDTHLAQQRLRDQLDDQFISHYSDDKRALALAAVAAELAFKAEKPQRLMHYADFLLLKHGVITKQDSSVDERNKLIVANLAPLMTTTIASINTNKTGDAGTDAKFDFADQVAKQPTAQSIAQSTARSADLLSTSSSSQVDAQDMWQTRISYNPTYIGRIRKAQQLTAANSNNSNLSGAALKQVQLASQLYAHQQYQLGLYAQAESAYALALNFTQNEPSNNKEMRNLLASSIYQQGQETKSEQPLVAVEHFLRLGEQIPESDYRANAEFEAADILLSQQQWQQGADLLKVLALRYPNNPMSASIPAKLTQSYESLERWDLAAEQLLVIIASADEADVALKREAQYTAADYYLKAGDRDNALKHFRTYAHSYPQPFDIAQEVRFKMSEFYREDGETNKMHFWHRKILSAHKQEVHNGTSFTTRNKQLASSAAFELGQAHKQSFEWVKLTHPLPKSLKRKQKQMKLAIGYYQQVLDLALAERVPQATYQLAQMYRILAADVMDSQRPTDLDELALEEYEILLEELAYPFEEKAIEIHESNSQRAWQNVFNQWVEKSFSALAEMTPALYQKQELTHDVIETMY, translated from the coding sequence ATGAAACACAAGCATGCCTCGGCAATGAATCCTTTTACTGATATTAAATACAAACCAAAGGTTAAGCCGCTGGCGGTGTTGATCACTACTAGCTTATTGTTTGCCTGCTCAAGCTCTGAGCACGGCGAGCAAGATTATTCCAATCAAGGTCGCGCTACCCTGGGACAAATGGCAGAGCAACGGCAAGGCGATGCCAACCTACAGGCTAATAACCAACAAGCGCTTGCCAATGCACGTTTATCTGAAAACCAGCGCAGGCAAAAATTAGCAGCAATTTATAGTGAATTGCTGCTGACTGAGCCAGACCCGACTACCCGCAGTGCCGTAGAGTATCGACTAGTGCAGCTCGATACAGAGTCTTATGAACATGACTCTTTGGCGGCTCTGGATCAAATCGACAGCGATCCCAATGCCAATGCCGAGCTGATCCTCGCCAGCGATGCCAAAGCGTTAAATGAGCTTGTGACTGATTATGAGTCATTGCTAAAACGCTACCCTAGCCGCCCGGAAAATCAGCAGATCCAGTATCAATTAGCCAAAGCTTATGAACTGCAGGGTAATCAACAAAAAAGCCTCAGTGAAATTGAATCTTTACTATCTCGCTATCCAAATAGTATTTATTTAGCTGAGCTCAACTTTAGGCGCGGTGAAATCTATTACAACCAAAAGCAATATGCACAAGCTTATGATGCCTATAAGCAAGTCATTGCTGCGCCAAATGGCGATAAGTACCGGTTAAATAGTATGTACATGTCTGGCTGGGCACTGTTTAAACAAGCAAGGCTTTATCAGGCTGACAATCAATTTCTTGCAGTATTTGACGCCATGATTGACTTACATGAATCAAGTCCATCTGCGCTCAAAGCTAATACAACGGGTACTGACTCTACAGATAGTCAAACTGCTGCGAAAACCGCAGACTTTAGCTTTGAGACACTGAATCAGCAGTTTCAGAATATTGCGATTGATACCCAAAGGGTGTTGAGTATTTCACTTAGTCAACAACTGCAGGCAGAGTCGTTAGTACAACTGATCACCGACAACCAGGACGCTAAGCACTTATCGAGATACCAACATATCTTGTTCGACAACCTAGCTAAATTCTTATTGAGTAAGCAGCTTCCTACTGATGCTGAGCGCGCCTATGAAGCTTACGTAGATTTAGCACCTAACTCAGTTTGGGCCGCTAGATATAGCCTAGCGCTGTTAGAGCTTTATCAAACTCAAGGCAAGTTTGCAGCAATGCGTGCGCTCAAACAAAACTATGTAACCCGTTATGGTTTAGATAGTGAGTTTTGGCTTAATGCAAACGATGACATCCGCACCGAGTTAATCCCACAACTACTTAGCTTTAGTGAGCAAGAAGGTCGTCGCCGTTATGCTTATGCTCAATCGATCAACGCCAATGCAAGCGCAGACGCAAAAAAAACTACGCCAGCATCTGAAGTGTCTCAAGCTACTGAGCAAACATTTGTTAGCCGCGTCGACGCATTTGCAAACGCTGCCGATGCACTTAAGGTCTACCTAGAGTTAGTCGAGGTCAGTCAATCTAAGCCTTTTGCAAAAGCAAACCTTTATACGAACGATCTACTACAAGATAAATACCTTTACGCTGATGCAAACTTTGAAGCGAGACGCTACCACGTGGCATTAGCCACTTATCAAGAGATTGCCTACCCGGTAATGACGCAGGCAAGTGAGGAGCAACGTAAACTGCAACGCCAGGCAGCTTATGATGCGACCATTACTGTACGTAAAGATATTGATTTACTTAAATTAAGTGAATTTAAACAATTTAGGGCAGTGACAAGCGACACCCACTTAGCGCAGCAACGTCTACGTGATCAGCTCGACGATCAGTTTATTAGCCACTATAGCGATGATAAGCGCGCATTAGCGCTCGCAGCGGTTGCCGCAGAGCTAGCTTTTAAAGCCGAAAAACCGCAGCGCTTGATGCACTATGCTGACTTTTTACTGCTTAAACATGGAGTGATAACCAAACAAGACAGTAGCGTTGATGAGCGAAATAAATTGATTGTCGCTAACCTAGCGCCACTTATGACCACGACGATTGCTAGCATTAATACGAATAAAACTGGTGACGCTGGCACAGATGCTAAATTCGATTTTGCCGATCAAGTGGCTAAACAGCCAACTGCGCAATCAATAGCACAATCAACTGCACGATCAGCGGATCTATTATCGACGAGTTCTTCCTCTCAAGTCGATGCTCAAGACATGTGGCAAACTCGCATTAGTTACAATCCGACATATATTGGCCGCATAAGAAAAGCTCAGCAATTAACAGCAGCAAATTCAAACAATTCCAACCTTTCAGGTGCAGCCCTGAAACAAGTGCAGCTGGCAAGCCAGCTGTATGCGCATCAACAGTATCAGCTTGGGCTTTATGCGCAGGCAGAGTCTGCTTATGCCCTGGCGCTTAACTTTACTCAGAACGAGCCTAGCAACAATAAGGAAATGCGCAATTTGCTGGCATCGAGTATTTACCAGCAAGGGCAAGAGACAAAGAGCGAGCAACCACTTGTCGCAGTAGAACATTTTCTGCGTCTAGGGGAACAAATCCCTGAGTCTGACTACCGTGCAAACGCTGAGTTTGAAGCCGCTGATATTTTATTGTCGCAGCAGCAATGGCAACAAGGCGCCGACTTACTTAAAGTCCTTGCCTTGCGCTACCCAAACAACCCGATGAGCGCATCTATTCCAGCTAAGTTAACCCAATCTTACGAATCGTTAGAGCGTTGGGATCTGGCGGCAGAGCAACTGCTGGTTATCATTGCGAGTGCTGATGAAGCTGACGTAGCGCTTAAGCGAGAAGCTCAATACACAGCGGCAGATTATTACCTTAAAGCAGGCGATCGCGATAATGCACTTAAGCATTTCCGCACTTATGCTCATAGCTACCCTCAACCTTTCGATATCGCTCAGGAAGTTCGCTTCAAAATGAGTGAGTTTTACCGTGAAGATGGTGAAACCAACAAGATGCATTTTTGGCACCGCAAGATATTATCAGCGCATAAACAAGAGGTGCATAACGGTACCAGTTTTACCACCCGTAACAAACAACTCGCCTCGTCTGCCGCATTTGAACTTGGCCAGGCTCACAAGCAGAGCTTTGAGTGGGTAAAACTTACCCATCCGCTACCTAAAAGCCTAAAGCGTAAGCAAAAACAAATGAAGCTAGCGATTGGTTATTACCAACAGGTACTTGATCTTGCACTAGCAGAACGCGTGCCACAAGCCACATATCAGTTAGCGCAAATGTATCGGATTTTAGCGGCGGATGTGATGGACTCGCAACGACCGACAGATCTAGACGAACTCGCACTTGAAGAATACGAAATTCTACTCGAAGAGCTCGCTTATCCATTTGAGGAAAAGGCGATAGAAATCCACGAGAGTAATAGTCAGCGAGCATGGCAAAATGTATTCAACCAATGGGTTGAAAAAAGCTTTAGCGCACTAGCAGAAATGACCCCAGCACTATATCAAAAACAGGAGTTAACACATGATGTCATTGAAACCATGTATTAG
- a CDS encoding tetratricopeptide repeat protein, whose translation MMSLKPCISPAVFMHQCYERCSFAPFAYKHQARFKQGKIISFVAALLVSTLTGCASNTSPTHGQQSSEQQSSNTSEELKSIGSEMAAMHQVNPNVGDSVTTNSANAQSGAATATNGANQYLLSASNQLESVSSADKAKYQQALKLIKQQEWQQATQQLEDLASKYPNLSGVWVNLAIIKLNTGNIDQAKANIDHALTLAPNNPFAMQLRGQVARQQGEFELAQQSYLSALSVWPAYPQAQLNLAILLELYRGQYLEAHQYYSAYLNYNPTDDLAKRYLAGLEIKMRRSGVEIPAKTDNEPNINNGTNVSQQSEASTESQPLEQMP comes from the coding sequence ATGATGTCATTGAAACCATGTATTAGCCCAGCAGTATTCATGCATCAATGTTATGAGCGCTGTTCATTTGCCCCTTTTGCTTATAAGCATCAAGCGCGATTTAAACAGGGAAAAATAATTAGTTTTGTAGCTGCTTTACTTGTGTCCACGCTCACTGGCTGCGCTAGCAATACATCACCAACACACGGGCAGCAGTCAAGCGAGCAGCAATCTTCTAACACCAGTGAAGAGCTTAAGAGTATCGGCAGCGAAATGGCAGCGATGCATCAAGTTAATCCAAATGTAGGCGACTCAGTAACAACAAACAGCGCAAATGCCCAGAGTGGTGCTGCAACAGCAACGAATGGTGCTAACCAGTATTTACTTAGTGCCAGCAACCAGCTTGAGTCAGTATCTAGCGCTGATAAAGCTAAGTACCAGCAAGCACTTAAATTAATCAAGCAGCAAGAGTGGCAACAAGCAACGCAGCAGCTTGAAGACCTTGCAAGTAAATACCCCAATCTTTCCGGCGTATGGGTGAATCTTGCCATCATCAAATTAAACACAGGTAATATTGACCAAGCCAAAGCAAATATCGACCACGCGTTAACTTTGGCTCCCAACAATCCCTTTGCAATGCAACTTCGCGGACAAGTAGCAAGGCAGCAAGGTGAATTTGAACTTGCGCAGCAAAGCTATCTTAGCGCCCTATCGGTATGGCCAGCTTACCCACAAGCCCAACTTAACCTGGCAATTCTGCTTGAGTTATATCGTGGTCAGTACCTTGAAGCACACCAGTACTACAGCGCGTACCTGAATTACAATCCAACTGATGATTTAGCTAAGCGCTATCTGGCTGGGCTTGAAATTAAAATGCGCCGCAGCGGCGTTGAGATCCCAGCCAAAACGGATAACGAGCCTAACATCAATAATGGCACGAACGTTAGCCAACAATCCGAAGCATCAACCGAGTCACAACCTTTGGAGCAAATGCCATGA
- a CDS encoding MotA/TolQ/ExbB proton channel family protein yields the protein MSFTDHIIAFLQNGGPFIYPIALVLVVGLAITIERWLYLSSVNRKNRQAFNLIGAALKSGDIDAIKQHANNHKAPVFDVLHSGISRLGQANRREDVEYAMEETMMEYMLRLEKRTPYIATLANIATLLGLLGTIMGLIAAFSAVASADPAEKANLLSSSISVAMNTTAFGLITAIPLILFHSSLQTKTATIVDSIEVAGIKLLNSLSFNAQSDKSRG from the coding sequence ATGAGCTTTACCGACCATATTATTGCATTCTTACAAAATGGCGGGCCATTTATTTACCCTATTGCCCTAGTGCTGGTTGTAGGTTTAGCCATTACTATTGAGCGCTGGCTATACCTTAGCTCGGTAAACCGTAAAAACCGCCAAGCATTTAACCTGATTGGTGCTGCACTTAAATCTGGCGACATCGACGCGATTAAGCAACACGCCAATAACCACAAAGCCCCTGTTTTTGACGTGCTGCACAGTGGTATTAGCCGTTTAGGTCAAGCTAATCGCCGTGAGGATGTTGAGTACGCCATGGAAGAAACCATGATGGAGTACATGCTGCGCCTGGAAAAGCGCACACCTTACATTGCCACTCTCGCCAATATCGCTACGCTACTGGGTCTACTAGGTACAATTATGGGCCTTATTGCCGCGTTCTCTGCCGTTGCCAGTGCCGACCCTGCTGAAAAAGCAAATCTGCTGTCATCGAGTATTTCGGTTGCGATGAACACGACCGCGTTTGGTTTGATCACCGCGATTCCGCTAATCCTATTTCACTCTAGTTTGCAGACTAAAACTGCCACCATTGTTGACTCAATTGAAGTCGCTGGAATCAAGCTATTAAACTCGCTGTCGTTTAACGCTCAGTCGGATAAAAGCCGAGGCTAA
- a CDS encoding biopolymer transporter ExbD, which translates to MRRRRPNREDAELDITSFMNLMIVLVPVLLLSLVFSQVRILNLQLPTLSQNTADNDDKPKILELVITQDRFDLNYPEGILLKRFELEQGQYDFNALSVYLQDLKLTFQQQGIEKNDIVLLLGENVDYQTIVSAMDTVRSFKAVVAANLVDAELFPLISLGDAPSEQLGGGDASLQRSQAANGGSNL; encoded by the coding sequence ATGAGAAGACGTCGTCCAAATAGAGAAGACGCGGAGCTCGATATTACCTCGTTTATGAACCTAATGATCGTACTGGTTCCGGTATTGTTATTGAGTTTGGTTTTCTCTCAGGTGCGCATCTTGAACCTGCAGCTGCCAACGCTTTCGCAAAACACTGCAGACAACGATGACAAACCCAAAATTTTAGAGCTGGTCATTACCCAAGACAGGTTTGACCTTAATTACCCAGAAGGGATTTTGCTTAAGCGATTCGAGCTTGAGCAAGGTCAATATGACTTCAATGCGCTGTCAGTTTACTTACAAGACTTAAAGCTGACCTTTCAGCAGCAAGGGATTGAGAAAAACGACATCGTGCTGTTGCTTGGTGAAAACGTTGATTACCAAACCATTGTCTCTGCAATGGATACGGTACGCTCATTTAAAGCCGTCGTCGCTGCCAACCTTGTTGATGCAGAGTTGTTTCCGTTGATCTCTCTTGGTGATGCACCAAGTGAGCAACTAGGTGGTGGTGATGCATCGCTGCAGCGCAGTCAGGCTGCAAACGGAGGTAGCAACTTATGA
- a CDS encoding ExbD/TolR family protein: MMKQSPRAKRLAKHHKRLKAGNKLNLVALMDIFTILVFFLIVNQSEVRVLQNIEKIKLPVSIAEELPVENLVITVIDQTVLVQDRAVWQSQADDNIHQPHEEFVKALTNELNYQASKRPELTESEQLKGRAVTILSDASTPYALLKQIMAACAETGYRNMSLAVEQQAKKLSEG, from the coding sequence ATGATGAAGCAATCTCCACGAGCTAAACGCCTTGCAAAACATCACAAGCGCCTAAAAGCTGGCAACAAGTTAAACCTGGTTGCGTTGATGGATATCTTTACCATCTTAGTGTTCTTCTTGATTGTGAATCAGTCTGAAGTTCGCGTGTTGCAAAACATTGAGAAGATAAAGCTGCCAGTGTCGATAGCCGAAGAATTGCCGGTGGAAAATCTAGTCATTACCGTGATCGATCAAACTGTGCTTGTCCAAGACCGCGCTGTTTGGCAAAGCCAGGCCGATGACAATATTCATCAGCCACATGAAGAGTTTGTCAAAGCGCTAACCAACGAGCTTAACTATCAGGCAAGTAAACGACCAGAACTGACAGAGTCAGAGCAGCTTAAAGGTCGGGCGGTAACCATTCTCAGCGATGCTTCAACGCCTTATGCCCTGCTTAAGCAGATAATGGCAGCATGCGCCGAAACGGGTTATCGCAACATGTCGTTAGCGGTTGAACAGCAAGCTAAAAAGCTAAGTGAGGGGTAA
- a CDS encoding AgmX/PglI C-terminal domain-containing protein, which produces MSQASLTSTQFSASSEQSMGDLFTPSKQDKQFKLILSLLLLCYLFFAVLVPMLEQAEIPREVKEQLPPQLAKIILKEKQLPPPPKPIEQPKPEPEELKKEQVKPEPKEAEKEPPKIPVAPSREQAREKAQNAGLAAMKDELFSMREAFEVKPSTTTLDNSQADEVKVERKMIAAAASEQTQSLAKSSVTQTVSSGELSTKSTQQVRLAEEEVLAQAGAVAEKAKLSSTKGQRSEETIRRTLEANKSRMYSLYNRALRKDPMLKGKVMFQITIEPNGSISAVKINSSELNNAKLERQLTLVLRKIKFAAEDVSVMTTIWSIDFLPS; this is translated from the coding sequence ATGAGCCAAGCAAGTTTAACCTCAACTCAATTTAGTGCCAGTAGCGAGCAGTCGATGGGTGATTTATTCACGCCTTCTAAACAAGATAAGCAGTTTAAGCTGATTCTGTCACTGCTGTTATTGTGCTACCTGTTCTTCGCTGTATTAGTGCCAATGCTTGAGCAAGCTGAAATTCCAAGAGAAGTTAAAGAGCAGTTGCCACCGCAATTAGCCAAGATCATTCTTAAGGAAAAGCAACTTCCTCCACCGCCTAAACCAATAGAGCAACCCAAACCTGAGCCTGAAGAGCTTAAAAAAGAGCAAGTGAAGCCCGAGCCTAAGGAAGCAGAAAAAGAGCCACCTAAGATCCCTGTTGCCCCCTCTCGTGAACAGGCCCGCGAAAAGGCCCAGAACGCGGGGTTAGCGGCAATGAAAGATGAGCTGTTCTCTATGCGTGAAGCGTTTGAAGTCAAACCTTCAACCACCACATTGGATAACAGTCAGGCCGATGAAGTTAAAGTTGAGCGCAAGATGATTGCTGCTGCAGCCAGTGAGCAAACTCAAAGTTTAGCTAAATCTTCAGTCACTCAAACTGTGTCTTCTGGTGAGTTAAGCACTAAAAGCACCCAACAGGTGCGTCTTGCCGAAGAAGAAGTGCTCGCACAAGCAGGCGCCGTAGCCGAGAAAGCCAAGCTTTCTAGCACTAAGGGGCAACGCTCAGAGGAAACGATACGCCGAACCTTGGAAGCAAATAAATCGCGTATGTACTCTTTGTATAACCGCGCACTTAGGAAAGATCCTATGCTCAAAGGCAAGGTTATGTTCCAAATCACTATTGAGCCAAACGGTAGCATCAGTGCGGTAAAAATTAACTCTAGCGAGTTAAACAATGCCAAGCTTGAACGTCAGTTAACGCTAGTCTTACGCAAGATTAAGTTTGCTGCAGAAGATGTCTCAGTCATGACCACGATTTGGTCAATTGATTTCTTACCGAGTTAA
- a CDS encoding serine protease has protein sequence MKNTLIKLVGLPFAVLLIGCAAQTEPKNMPGSDRDEHGCIGSAGYTWCAATNQCERPWELAEQKGFENTEKAFDAFCSK, from the coding sequence ATGAAAAACACTTTAATCAAGCTTGTAGGACTGCCATTTGCGGTATTGTTGATAGGCTGCGCAGCACAAACTGAGCCAAAGAACATGCCCGGTAGCGATCGTGATGAACATGGTTGTATTGGCTCTGCTGGTTACACCTGGTGCGCAGCGACTAATCAATGTGAACGTCCATGGGAGCTAGCGGAACAAAAGGGTTTTGAAAACACCGAGAAAGCATTCGACGCTTTTTGCAGTAAGTAA
- a CDS encoding FAD-dependent oxidoreductase — MSFPHLLEPLDLGFTQLKNRVLMGSMHTGLEEEKGGFEKLAAFYKERAEGGVGLIVTGGISPNFRGRLAPHACQLTYPWQVSKHRIVTDAVHDGGGKICMQILHAGRYGYHPFSLAPSKIKSPITPFSPSAMSSRQVDKTIKHYANSAELAKRAGYDGVEVMGSEGYLINQFICARTNKRTDKWGGAFENRAQFPLEIVKAIREKVGKDFIIIFRLSMLDLVDNGSTWDEVVQLGKWLEQAGVSIINTGIGWHEARVPTIATSVPRGAFAWVTERLKSEVKVPLVATNRINTPEIGEHIIASGQADMVSMARPFLADAEFVNKAAANQSKLINTCIGCNQACLDHTFSMKRATCLVNPRACYETEINFKPTTNKKRLAVMGAGPAGMAFSVYAASRGHDVVLFEAKGEVGGQFNLARKIPGKEEFDETIRYFLNQIKLHKVDLRLNTRLDADVIANDKFDEIIVASGVVPRDLKLPGFDSPKVVNYQQVLNGDVEVGEKVALIGAGGIGFDMAHFLCEQESSTLQPEKWLKQWGIDNQYTDAGGLTEPEQHKPNREVHLLQRKTTKMGKGLGKTTGWIHRSVLKQHDVKMHTGVSYDKFDENGLHITIDDKQQVLDVDNVVLCAGQESNRSMLEQMQSSGLPVHMIGGVDVAAELDAKRAIRQGAELAMQI; from the coding sequence ATGTCGTTTCCACATTTATTAGAACCTTTAGATCTAGGCTTTACGCAGCTAAAAAATCGCGTACTGATGGGCTCAATGCACACAGGCTTAGAGGAAGAAAAAGGCGGATTTGAGAAACTAGCTGCATTTTATAAGGAAAGAGCTGAAGGTGGCGTAGGTCTGATTGTTACTGGTGGTATTTCACCAAACTTTCGTGGTCGTCTAGCACCTCATGCATGTCAGCTAACTTACCCATGGCAAGTTAGTAAACACCGCATTGTGACAGACGCTGTACATGATGGCGGCGGTAAAATTTGTATGCAAATCTTGCATGCTGGGCGTTATGGTTATCATCCATTTAGTTTAGCGCCAAGTAAGATCAAATCGCCTATCACGCCGTTTTCACCCTCTGCCATGTCTTCAAGACAGGTAGACAAAACCATTAAACACTATGCTAATAGCGCAGAGCTTGCCAAACGCGCAGGGTATGACGGTGTAGAAGTGATGGGCTCTGAAGGCTATTTAATTAACCAATTTATTTGTGCTCGCACCAACAAGCGAACAGATAAATGGGGCGGCGCGTTTGAAAACAGAGCGCAATTCCCGTTGGAGATCGTTAAAGCGATCCGCGAAAAAGTCGGTAAAGACTTTATCATTATCTTCCGCTTATCCATGCTCGACTTGGTAGATAATGGCTCTACCTGGGATGAAGTCGTGCAACTTGGTAAGTGGCTAGAGCAAGCGGGCGTAAGCATTATTAACACCGGTATCGGCTGGCATGAAGCACGTGTCCCAACAATTGCTACTAGCGTGCCTCGCGGCGCGTTCGCTTGGGTGACTGAGCGTTTAAAATCTGAAGTTAAGGTACCGTTAGTTGCGACAAACCGTATTAACACGCCAGAAATAGGTGAACATATTATCGCCTCTGGTCAAGCAGATATGGTGTCGATGGCGCGTCCATTTCTTGCTGATGCAGAATTTGTGAACAAGGCTGCTGCAAATCAAAGCAAGCTAATTAACACTTGTATTGGTTGTAACCAGGCATGTCTTGACCATACTTTCTCTATGAAGCGTGCTACGTGTTTGGTTAACCCACGAGCATGTTATGAAACTGAGATTAACTTTAAACCCACCACAAATAAAAAGCGCTTAGCAGTAATGGGCGCTGGTCCTGCTGGTATGGCATTCTCTGTTTATGCGGCTTCACGCGGGCATGATGTCGTGCTGTTTGAAGCAAAAGGCGAAGTCGGCGGTCAATTCAACCTTGCCCGTAAAATTCCAGGCAAAGAAGAGTTTGATGAAACCATCCGTTACTTTCTTAACCAAATCAAGCTGCATAAGGTCGATTTGCGTTTAAATACTCGTCTAGATGCGGATGTCATTGCTAATGACAAGTTTGATGAGATTATCGTAGCCTCTGGTGTTGTGCCGCGCGATTTGAAGTTACCGGGCTTTGATAGCCCTAAAGTGGTTAATTATCAACAAGTGCTTAATGGCGACGTGGAAGTCGGCGAAAAGGTCGCACTTATTGGTGCTGGTGGCATTGGTTTTGATATGGCGCACTTTTTATGCGAGCAAGAGTCTTCGACGTTGCAACCTGAGAAGTGGCTCAAGCAGTGGGGTATTGATAATCAATACACTGATGCGGGCGGCTTAACAGAGCCAGAACAACATAAGCCTAACCGTGAGGTGCACTTACTACAACGTAAAACGACTAAGATGGGTAAAGGCTTAGGTAAAACTACCGGCTGGATCCATCGCAGCGTGCTTAAACAACATGACGTTAAAATGCATACTGGTGTTAGCTATGACAAGTTTGATGAAAATGGCTTACACATCACTATTGATGATAAACAGCAGGTACTCGATGTCGACAATGTTGTCTTGTGTGCGGGACAAGAGTCAAACCGCAGTATGCTTGAGCAAATGCAGTCGAGTGGTTTGCCTGTACATATGATAGGTGGTGTCGATGTTGCCGCAGAGCTTGATGCTAAGCGAGCAATTCGCCAAGGGGCGGAGCTGGCGATGCAAATCTAG